The proteins below are encoded in one region of Winogradskyella helgolandensis:
- a CDS encoding SanA/YdcF family protein, whose protein sequence is MKTFKILILIGICIVFGVFITFHWVSFKAKGLTYDAIDTIPKNNVGLVLGASKLAPSGNINLFYKHRVDAAVALYKAGKIDYILVSGDNGRKDYDEPTDFKNDLIAKGIPAECIFLDYAGFRTLDSIVRAKEIFGQNAITIISQKFHNQRAIYIAQHYGIDAIAYNAKDVYKIPPREYLARTKARLDLLFNVTPKFLGDKIAIK, encoded by the coding sequence ATGAAAACATTTAAAATCTTAATATTAATAGGAATCTGCATAGTTTTTGGTGTGTTCATCACCTTTCATTGGGTGAGTTTTAAAGCTAAAGGATTGACTTACGACGCTATTGATACTATCCCTAAAAACAACGTCGGACTCGTACTAGGAGCAAGTAAATTGGCACCAAGTGGCAACATCAACTTATTCTACAAACACCGAGTAGATGCTGCGGTTGCACTTTACAAAGCCGGAAAAATAGATTACATCTTGGTCAGTGGAGATAATGGTAGAAAAGACTATGACGAACCTACAGATTTTAAAAATGATTTAATCGCCAAAGGGATTCCTGCAGAGTGTATATTTTTAGATTATGCAGGCTTTAGAACTTTAGATTCTATTGTAAGAGCTAAGGAAATATTTGGTCAAAATGCGATTACTATTATCTCGCAGAAGTTCCATAACCAGCGCGCCATTTATATCGCTCAACATTATGGTATTGACGCTATAGCTTACAATGCCAAAGATGTTTACAAAATACCACCACGCGAATATTTAGCACGAACTAAAGCACGTTTAGATTTACTCTTTAATGTTACACCTAAATTTTTAGGAGATAAAATTGCTATTAAATAA
- a CDS encoding ribosomal maturation YjgA family protein translates to MKFQFNKNYLVLAHSLFLIELAIAFIIKTGFIRYTFGDYLVVILLYAIIRGCTNLNVRASSVVVLLIAYGIELLQLTPFLTYFNLQDSFTAKLIFGSTFHVTDLLAYTLGILTVLAIESSILKLQNRQNIRLWKL, encoded by the coding sequence ATGAAATTTCAATTCAATAAAAATTATTTAGTACTCGCACATAGCCTATTTCTTATAGAATTAGCCATCGCTTTCATCATTAAAACTGGATTTATTCGCTACACATTTGGCGATTATCTCGTTGTTATTTTACTATATGCAATTATTAGAGGATGCACCAACTTGAATGTGAGGGCGTCGAGTGTGGTCGTCCTCTTAATTGCTTATGGTATCGAATTACTTCAACTCACCCCATTCTTAACCTACTTTAATTTACAAGATAGTTTTACGGCTAAACTCATTTTCGGTAGCACATTCCATGTTACCGACTTGCTCGCTTATACGCTAGGAATACTGACGGTTTTAGCTATTGAATCGTCGATTTTAAAACTACAAAACAGACAAAATATAAGATTATGGAAACTATAA
- a CDS encoding DUF1361 domain-containing protein: METIKTLIQERFKTLSLITVALLFSSILLMVRMKLNKSYAFLFLIWNVFLAIIPYAITMYLNTTSKLSKLKLGFWFMAWLAFLPNAPYIVTDLIHIRIGNDSLLWLDVLVVLSFALSGLLLFYVSIMDMQKLVTSHFKKIPIEAMSISIIFLCGFGVYLGRFLRYNSWEIISGPQYLFIDILNMIIAPFQHFEAWLFTFGFSAFLIVGFWMFKNPYRIIED, encoded by the coding sequence ATGGAAACTATAAAAACTTTAATTCAAGAGCGTTTTAAAACCTTGTCATTAATAACAGTGGCATTACTATTTAGCAGTATTTTACTCATGGTACGCATGAAACTCAACAAGTCCTATGCCTTTCTGTTTTTAATCTGGAATGTGTTCTTAGCCATCATACCTTATGCCATAACGATGTATTTAAATACCACATCAAAACTGAGCAAATTAAAACTTGGATTCTGGTTTATGGCGTGGTTAGCCTTTTTGCCCAATGCACCTTATATTGTCACCGATTTAATTCATATTAGAATAGGAAACGATTCCCTTTTATGGCTAGATGTGTTGGTGGTGTTGTCGTTTGCATTGAGTGGCTTATTACTATTCTACGTATCTATAATGGATATGCAGAAACTGGTGACTTCTCATTTTAAAAAAATCCCGATTGAAGCTATGAGTATTTCCATTATCTTTTTATGTGGATTTGGGGTTTACTTAGGACGATTTCTTCGTTATAATTCTTGGGAAATTATAAGTGGACCACAGTATTTATTTATAGATATTCTAAATATGATTATAGCTCCATTTCAGCATTTTGAAGCTTGGTTATTTACTTTTGGTTTCAGTGCATTTTTAATCGTAGGCTTTTGGATGTTTAAGAACCCATATCGTATTATAGAGGATTAG
- a CDS encoding TlpA disulfide reductase family protein, whose protein sequence is MKKLSLLLVILLFVMSCKNERQGEATSKTIGLLTISTEKPQPGETIDITYNNDNVIEAFYQYMVNTKNYPLDIDLTSIGNKHKSSLKIPDSAEAIAFIFKVNDAYDDNNKLGYILPLYNADGEEIPGSNSAAAFFTTSNGSYYGIDTKDEKVEAIIKKDLETYPDLKKDWETTYLQLAYMNDKKEGETLINSYLEALYKNTNKSEKDYMSMMSFYNTINQKQNSDSIETIILKKFPNGNTVSYNIADAFYAEKNTEKKEKLLATYQNLNPKSNNWGSNMTANLAKSYFIEGDMEKFEKYSSMIEHKESKAATFNNLAWSLAEKGKNLVEAAKLSKASIDLITELQNSPKDKPEYFTQKQYEENLKSAYNRHADTYALILFRQGNAKEAIKYQEKAHDPKGQDVEANARYISYLMADEQYETVLNKAEKFIKDGNSVEDIKKAYKTAYLKVNPESKDVEEKIITIEKEGHDKNISEIKSKMLDEVAPDFNIKNLDGEVVSLSALKGKIVILDFWATWCGPCIASFPAMQNIVTKYKGNDDVVFLFIDTLEDGEDRIEKVSKFIEKNKYDFNVLIDPKNKEEGTFEVANTYNITGIPTKVIIGSNGRMNFKSVGYSGSAEKTVNEIDIIVELLKKS, encoded by the coding sequence ATGAAAAAGTTAAGTCTCTTATTGGTAATACTTTTATTTGTGATGTCATGTAAAAACGAAAGACAAGGAGAAGCAACATCTAAAACAATTGGATTACTTACCATTTCAACAGAAAAACCGCAACCTGGAGAAACTATTGACATTACTTACAATAACGATAATGTAATAGAGGCATTTTACCAATATATGGTAAACACAAAAAATTATCCTTTAGATATAGACTTAACATCAATTGGAAACAAACATAAGAGTTCACTGAAAATTCCAGATTCTGCAGAGGCCATAGCATTTATATTTAAAGTAAATGATGCCTACGATGATAACAATAAACTAGGTTACATTTTGCCATTATATAACGCTGATGGAGAAGAAATACCCGGATCAAATTCTGCCGCAGCATTTTTTACGACTAGTAATGGAAGTTACTACGGTATCGATACAAAAGACGAAAAAGTAGAAGCCATTATAAAGAAGGATTTAGAAACTTACCCAGACCTTAAAAAGGATTGGGAGACTACATACTTACAACTGGCCTATATGAATGACAAAAAAGAGGGTGAAACACTGATTAATTCATATCTGGAAGCCTTATATAAAAATACAAATAAATCTGAAAAAGACTATATGTCTATGATGAGTTTTTACAATACAATAAATCAAAAACAAAACTCTGATTCCATTGAAACTATTATCCTTAAAAAATTTCCAAATGGAAATACTGTTAGTTATAATATAGCCGACGCTTTTTACGCTGAAAAGAACACAGAAAAGAAAGAAAAACTTTTAGCAACCTACCAAAACTTAAATCCGAAATCCAATAACTGGGGAAGTAATATGACAGCCAATTTAGCAAAATCTTATTTTATAGAAGGTGACATGGAAAAGTTTGAAAAATATTCATCAATGATTGAACATAAAGAAAGTAAAGCTGCAACTTTTAATAATCTTGCGTGGTCATTGGCTGAGAAAGGTAAAAATTTAGTTGAAGCTGCGAAACTATCTAAAGCATCAATCGACTTGATTACGGAGTTGCAAAATTCCCCAAAAGATAAGCCAGAATACTTCACTCAAAAACAATATGAAGAAAACCTAAAGTCAGCTTACAACAGGCATGCAGATACTTATGCCTTAATTTTATTTAGACAAGGTAACGCAAAAGAAGCTATTAAGTACCAAGAAAAAGCACACGACCCAAAAGGGCAAGATGTTGAAGCAAATGCTAGATACATAAGTTACTTAATGGCGGATGAACAGTATGAAACCGTATTAAATAAAGCTGAAAAATTTATAAAGGATGGCAATAGCGTTGAGGATATAAAAAAAGCATATAAAACCGCTTACTTAAAAGTTAATCCAGAATCTAAAGATGTTGAAGAGAAGATAATTACCATAGAAAAAGAAGGCCATGATAAAAATATTTCTGAAATTAAATCTAAAATGCTAGATGAAGTAGCCCCTGATTTTAACATAAAAAATCTAGATGGTGAAGTCGTCTCATTATCTGCCCTAAAAGGGAAGATTGTTATTTTAGATTTTTGGGCAACATGGTGTGGTCCTTGCATTGCCTCTTTTCCTGCTATGCAGAATATTGTGACTAAGTATAAAGGTAATGATGATGTAGTATTTCTATTTATAGATACCTTAGAGGATGGTGAGGATCGCATAGAAAAAGTATCTAAATTTATAGAAAAGAATAAATACGACTTTAATGTTTTAATTGATCCTAAGAATAAGGAGGAAGGAACTTTTGAGGTCGCAAATACCTACAATATTACTGGCATACCAACAAAGGTGATTATTGGCTCTAACGGAAGAATGAATTTTAAATCTGTTGGTTATAGCGGTTCTGCAGAGAAGACAGTAAATGAAATTGATATAATAGTTGAACTTTTAAAGAAATCATAA
- a CDS encoding NAD(P)-dependent oxidoreductase gives MTFAIIKERKNPPDRRVVFSPEHLAEARTQFPEATFIVESSDIRIFPDDAYRKLGFEVLDDVSHADVMIGVKEVPIENLIPNKKYFYFSHTIKKQPYNRKLLLAMLEKNIEMFDHETIVKKSGARLIGFGRYAGLVGAYNGFRALGLRDGLFNLPKVETLADLNEVKAELDKITIPNIKILLSGTGKVAHGAKEILDHLGIKQISDALYLTSQFTEPVYVMADVMEYAKRTDGKVGDRFKFYKDPSGYESNFMPYAKETDYFIAGHFYGNNAPYLFTREDAKHPDFRINLVADISCDIDGPVASTIRPSTIEDPFYGYNPHTEKEVAYDAKGAITVMAVDNLPCELPKDASEGFGETFLEHVIPAFFNNDEREILKRAQMTENGKLTKRFSYLQDYVDGK, from the coding sequence ATGACATTCGCCATCATAAAAGAACGTAAAAATCCACCAGACAGACGTGTGGTGTTTTCACCTGAACATTTAGCAGAAGCTAGAACGCAATTTCCAGAAGCTACATTTATTGTAGAGTCTTCGGATATAAGAATCTTTCCTGACGATGCTTATAGAAAATTAGGATTTGAGGTGTTGGATGATGTTTCTCATGCCGATGTTATGATTGGAGTTAAAGAAGTGCCGATTGAAAATTTAATTCCGAATAAGAAATATTTCTACTTCTCGCATACCATTAAAAAACAGCCTTACAATAGGAAATTATTGTTAGCCATGTTAGAGAAAAATATAGAAATGTTTGATCACGAGACTATCGTTAAAAAATCAGGAGCACGTTTAATTGGTTTTGGACGTTATGCAGGTTTGGTTGGTGCGTATAATGGTTTTAGAGCTTTAGGATTGCGAGATGGTTTATTCAATTTACCAAAAGTTGAGACACTCGCCGATTTAAACGAAGTAAAAGCAGAATTAGATAAAATTACCATTCCTAATATAAAGATTTTACTTTCTGGAACCGGGAAAGTAGCACATGGAGCCAAAGAGATTTTAGATCATTTAGGGATTAAACAAATTAGTGATGCCTTGTATTTAACATCTCAATTTACAGAGCCTGTCTATGTTATGGCAGATGTGATGGAATATGCCAAACGAACCGATGGAAAAGTAGGTGACCGCTTTAAGTTTTATAAAGATCCATCAGGTTATGAAAGTAACTTTATGCCTTATGCTAAAGAAACCGATTATTTTATAGCAGGTCATTTTTACGGGAATAATGCACCTTATTTATTTACGAGAGAAGATGCCAAGCATCCAGATTTCAGGATTAATTTAGTCGCTGATATCTCTTGTGATATTGATGGTCCTGTGGCGAGTACCATTAGACCTTCAACTATTGAAGATCCCTTTTATGGTTACAATCCTCATACTGAAAAAGAAGTGGCTTACGATGCCAAAGGCGCAATAACTGTAATGGCTGTAGATAATTTACCATGTGAATTACCAAAAGATGCGAGTGAAGGTTTTGGTGAAACGTTTTTAGAACATGTGATTCCTGCTTTCTTCAATAATGATGAACGGGAAATCTTAAAACGTGCTCAGATGACTGAAAATGGTAAATTAACGAAGCGGTTTAGTTATTTGCAGGATTATGTAGATGGAAAATAA
- a CDS encoding toxin-antitoxin system YwqK family antitoxin yields MKFSFIIIFFLPIIGFSQQNMIETGKSINGIEFGYSTLLDVKEKYASEILSDTITYKCPHTDECGTTYSKVNSLYIKESGIVFQANYDNGELIEQVRLYLPFKGKINNITQIELGKTTVKDIYTSYPNSKLTSTNRKKYWIIKNDNISFLVTRLTTDNDYPIEHTEIENRLIRVILLNPSRNRMDIDFENNCRVPLFAPKEEQHQNCYVEKHKGGIYYINIGGQSSYKNVKNGYWKEYYPNHIIKEEGNYKKGKKIGEFKYYDKNGTLIRTKKHRRFLFW; encoded by the coding sequence ATGAAATTCAGTTTTATAATTATATTTTTTCTTCCTATAATTGGTTTCAGTCAGCAAAATATGATTGAAACAGGAAAATCTATAAATGGAATTGAATTTGGGTACTCTACTCTTTTGGATGTAAAAGAAAAATATGCTTCTGAGATTCTTTCGGACACAATAACTTACAAATGTCCTCATACTGATGAATGTGGAACTACATACAGCAAAGTGAATTCACTTTACATAAAAGAATCAGGAATAGTTTTCCAAGCTAATTATGACAATGGAGAATTAATTGAGCAAGTGCGTTTGTATTTACCATTTAAAGGTAAAATTAATAACATAACACAAATCGAGTTAGGAAAAACAACTGTTAAAGATATTTATACAAGTTATCCGAATTCAAAACTTACTTCAACTAATAGAAAAAAATATTGGATTATCAAAAATGACAATATTTCATTTTTAGTTACAAGACTTACTACCGACAATGATTACCCAATTGAACATACCGAAATTGAAAATCGACTAATAAGAGTAATTCTATTAAATCCTAGTAGAAATCGGATGGATATTGATTTTGAAAATAATTGCAGAGTTCCCTTATTTGCACCTAAAGAAGAGCAACACCAAAATTGTTATGTTGAGAAACATAAAGGCGGAATATATTATATTAACATTGGTGGACAATCGAGTTACAAAAATGTAAAAAATGGGTATTGGAAAGAATACTATCCGAATCACATTATAAAAGAAGAGGGAAATTATAAAAAAGGGAAGAAAATTGGAGAGTTTAAATATTACGACAAAAACGGAACTTTAATAAGAACTAAAAAACATCGTAGATTTTTATTTTGGTAA
- a CDS encoding type II toxin-antitoxin system RelE/ParE family toxin, whose translation MKSGYKILWTDHAISELKESIEYLENKWTERELRTFSAKLDHTIELISKSPEIFPVSLDKINIRKAVVEKHNNLYYRINKNSIEIVSLFSNRKNPNKKML comes from the coding sequence ATGAAAAGTGGTTATAAAATCCTGTGGACTGACCACGCAATATCTGAACTTAAAGAAAGTATTGAATATCTTGAGAATAAATGGACAGAAAGAGAATTAAGAACATTCTCTGCAAAATTAGACCATACAATAGAACTGATTTCAAAATCACCCGAAATTTTCCCAGTTTCATTGGATAAAATAAATATTCGCAAAGCTGTAGTTGAAAAACACAATAATCTATATTACCGAATTAATAAAAATTCAATTGAGATTGTTTCTTTGTTTTCAAACAGAAAGAATCCGAATAAGAAAATGTTATAA
- a CDS encoding TetR/AcrR family transcriptional regulator, with product MPREKKYKEAEVIEKAMGLFWKNGYRNTSLRMLSKEMGINQFSINASFGNKQKLFLESLKLYRSKLQKLINVFENSSNGIESIKHFFYQFAEFADQNNSKKGCLMVNTMSEFGLDVDKKVGVIISNYEEQLRTLFKHNLELNSTKDNQTIERHINYLVLALSGLALATKIQNEITINDYIETTFQHL from the coding sequence ATGCCTAGAGAAAAGAAATATAAGGAAGCTGAAGTAATAGAAAAGGCAATGGGTCTGTTCTGGAAAAACGGCTATAGAAATACATCATTAAGGATGCTATCTAAAGAAATGGGTATCAATCAATTTTCTATAAACGCTAGTTTTGGAAATAAACAAAAGCTTTTTCTAGAAAGCTTAAAATTGTATAGAAGCAAGTTGCAAAAGTTAATCAATGTATTTGAAAACTCTTCAAACGGCATTGAGAGTATTAAACACTTCTTCTATCAGTTTGCTGAATTTGCTGACCAAAACAACTCAAAAAAAGGATGTTTAATGGTTAATACTATGTCAGAATTTGGTTTAGATGTAGATAAAAAAGTAGGTGTCATTATTTCAAATTATGAGGAGCAATTAAGAACCTTGTTTAAACACAATCTGGAGTTAAATAGCACAAAGGACAACCAAACTATAGAAAGACACATAAATTATCTTGTTCTAGCATTAAGTGGTTTGGCTTTAGCAACAAAAATTCAAAATGAAATTACCATTAACGACTATATAGAAACCACATTTCAGCACTTATAA
- a CDS encoding alpha/beta fold hydrolase encodes MKTKNTFRKTIVLTLILALSMANTSQAQEIYNKDETNQKQRPFIVDKKEYPFKSNWFTKDEISMHYIDEGEGIPIVLTHGNPDWSFLNRNIIKELSGEARVIAYDLPGFGFSDTPKDYGFTPQEHVEWISALLFEHLKLEKFIIVVQDWGGPTGLSVATSHPDKVLGVVISNTWAWKPEGKVFELSMMMRSSEMESKVMEENFFVTGIMRGSIKKESSSNKAIMDAYEMPFPTKESRKGTAVFPQQITLASDWLGELESKLSTLQEKPVELIFGLKDDALASQDIQDKWRSYFPKAPVQLLPDAGHFTQEDSPESYVFSLRRLLKNL; translated from the coding sequence ATGAAAACAAAAAACACATTCAGAAAAACAATAGTACTAACCTTAATACTCGCACTAAGTATGGCTAATACTTCTCAAGCTCAAGAAATCTATAATAAAGATGAAACAAATCAAAAACAAAGACCATTTATAGTAGATAAAAAGGAATATCCTTTTAAAAGTAATTGGTTCACTAAAGACGAAATATCAATGCATTATATTGATGAAGGCGAAGGAATCCCGATTGTATTAACACATGGAAATCCTGATTGGTCATTCTTAAATAGAAACATCATTAAAGAACTTTCAGGCGAAGCAAGAGTTATAGCTTATGATTTACCAGGATTTGGTTTTTCTGACACGCCAAAGGATTATGGTTTTACACCACAAGAACACGTTGAATGGATTAGTGCATTACTTTTTGAACATTTAAAATTAGAGAAATTCATAATTGTGGTTCAAGATTGGGGTGGACCAACGGGTTTATCAGTAGCTACAAGTCATCCAGATAAAGTTTTAGGAGTTGTTATTAGTAATACTTGGGCTTGGAAACCAGAAGGGAAAGTGTTTGAATTGTCAATGATGATGAGATCTTCTGAAATGGAATCCAAAGTTATGGAAGAAAACTTTTTTGTAACAGGGATTATGCGAGGTTCTATCAAAAAGGAATCTAGCAGTAACAAAGCAATTATGGATGCCTATGAAATGCCATTCCCAACAAAGGAATCTAGAAAAGGTACAGCAGTTTTTCCACAACAGATTACATTGGCATCGGATTGGCTAGGAGAATTAGAAAGCAAATTATCTACGCTACAGGAGAAGCCAGTAGAGCTTATTTTTGGATTAAAAGATGATGCCCTCGCTTCGCAAGATATTCAAGATAAATGGCGTTCGTATTTCCCGAAAGCACCTGTACAATTGTTGCCTGATGCTGGCCATTTTACACAAGAAGATAGTCCAGAGAGTTATGTGTTTTCACTAAGACGACTGCTTAAGAATTTATAA
- a CDS encoding TfoX/Sxy family protein: MEPSTDFKDFIFDQLQSWRRVRIKRMFGCVGLYADDLMFGIIAKEVIFFKVDKSNISNYLEADSQPLKLFKNESKVLSFYEVPIEVLEDANQFVLWAEESLNIQKNKSK; encoded by the coding sequence ATGGAACCTTCAACAGATTTTAAAGATTTTATTTTTGACCAATTACAAAGTTGGAGAAGAGTACGAATCAAAAGAATGTTTGGTTGTGTTGGTTTGTATGCAGACGATTTAATGTTTGGAATTATAGCCAAAGAAGTCATTTTTTTTAAAGTAGATAAAAGTAATATTTCTAATTATTTAGAAGCTGATTCTCAACCTTTAAAGTTATTCAAAAATGAAAGTAAAGTTCTGTCATTTTATGAAGTTCCTATTGAAGTTTTAGAAGATGCTAATCAATTTGTCCTTTGGGCAGAAGAATCATTAAATATTCAAAAAAATAAATCAAAATGA
- a CDS encoding DUF6896 domain-containing protein, whose protein sequence is MTINIKKTLEIGKVRELLNENETLLFVVTDEKLTRSYVLELQKELPNYVVTRIEWLNKLNIVPSISTKVVLENILEFHNCIELFDKTAHSLMNEMAETFDINLNNSNEIYELKTKRSENQRGEINNEWKYHFHGKGCSFTNTNTEQFLDVQINNGIEFGELDTYYLMKFIQTTESLKKASQILNNKTENMRKVIETLWSSDYLIELPDGINNELILNRNKKPIANTVYN, encoded by the coding sequence ATGACGATAAACATCAAAAAAACTCTTGAAATTGGAAAAGTCCGAGAACTTTTAAATGAAAACGAGACTTTATTGTTTGTTGTGACTGATGAGAAATTAACTAGAAGTTATGTATTAGAATTACAAAAAGAATTGCCTAATTATGTCGTGACTCGAATTGAATGGCTGAATAAACTGAATATTGTTCCAAGTATATCAACAAAAGTAGTTTTGGAAAATATACTTGAATTTCATAATTGTATTGAATTGTTTGATAAAACAGCTCATTCTCTAATGAATGAAATGGCTGAAACGTTCGATATTAATCTGAATAACTCTAATGAGATTTACGAATTAAAAACCAAAAGAAGCGAAAATCAAAGAGGAGAAATAAATAATGAATGGAAATATCATTTTCACGGAAAAGGTTGCTCATTTACAAATACAAATACCGAACAATTTTTAGATGTTCAAATTAACAACGGAATTGAATTTGGAGAATTAGATACTTATTATTTAATGAAATTTATTCAAACAACGGAATCTCTGAAAAAAGCAAGTCAAATTTTAAACAATAAGACTGAAAATATGCGCAAAGTAATCGAGACATTATGGAGTTCTGATTATCTAATAGAATTACCAGATGGAATAAATAATGAATTAATATTAAACCGGAACAAAAAGCCAATTGCCAACACCGTGTATAATTAA
- a CDS encoding DUF3987 domain-containing protein — MKVDKINLINQESKNTKLSNIKDTAIQQLDGIVSSMPSDIRALINEAFVYKRIPKEYLLSSILFAFSSGTGLAFKINCMGYTNYANLYFTIIGSRGDTKSEAINIACKPLNKSDSENYKSYRKELKDHKKQEITSNKDEPVRKQFLLQDATIEAAKHVHFHNPYSIGVNLDEIYFLVQKMANERGNEGPAWRNFLLQGYTNLFIDIGRKTTDSYRLENSYPTLIGSTQHQFLKKNFANGNLESGFIDRMLFSNLLVDNSKISKEKLSEEILNNYHVLLKGLINYRKHIENEKRECNVILDKGVDEKLHEYSQILLNSKKKTT, encoded by the coding sequence ATGAAAGTTGATAAAATTAATTTAATTAACCAGGAATCCAAGAACACTAAATTATCAAATATTAAAGATACTGCAATTCAGCAATTAGATGGAATTGTTAGTTCAATGCCAAGTGATATAAGAGCACTTATTAATGAGGCTTTCGTTTATAAAAGAATACCAAAAGAGTATCTTTTAAGTTCAATATTATTTGCTTTCAGCAGCGGAACTGGTTTAGCTTTTAAAATAAATTGCATGGGGTATACTAACTATGCGAACCTATACTTTACAATCATTGGAAGTAGGGGAGATACTAAATCAGAAGCAATAAATATAGCTTGTAAACCACTAAATAAGTCTGATAGCGAAAATTACAAATCGTATCGTAAGGAGCTTAAAGATCATAAAAAACAAGAAATTACTTCTAATAAAGATGAGCCTGTGCGTAAACAGTTTCTACTTCAAGACGCTACAATAGAAGCAGCGAAGCACGTTCATTTTCATAATCCCTATTCAATAGGTGTGAATCTTGATGAGATTTATTTTTTAGTACAAAAAATGGCAAATGAAAGAGGTAACGAAGGGCCTGCATGGCGTAATTTTTTGTTGCAGGGTTATACTAATTTATTCATTGATATAGGAAGAAAAACAACAGATAGTTATAGGTTAGAAAATTCTTACCCCACACTTATAGGCTCTACACAACACCAATTTTTAAAAAAAAATTTTGCTAATGGTAATTTAGAAAGTGGGTTCATAGATAGGATGTTATTCTCTAATCTGCTCGTAGATAACTCTAAAATATCAAAAGAAAAATTATCAGAAGAAATTTTAAATAATTATCATGTTCTATTAAAAGGCTTGATCAATTATAGAAAACACATTGAAAATGAAAAGAGAGAATGTAATGTTATTCTAGATAAAGGGGTTGATGAGAAATTGCATGAATACTCTCAGATTTTGTTGAACTCCAAAAAAAAAACTACCTGA
- a CDS encoding helix-turn-helix domain-containing protein yields the protein MSHLIQVQNFSKSELLEDFENLIDRKLAPFTAINNNSKLSIQEVSDELGVTNLTVHNYIKKGVLPAFKIGRRVFIKRVDLDDALKEVKSLKYKRK from the coding sequence ATGTCACATTTAATCCAAGTCCAAAATTTTTCTAAATCAGAGCTACTTGAAGATTTTGAAAATTTAATAGACCGAAAACTAGCACCATTTACTGCAATCAATAACAATTCAAAACTATCTATACAAGAAGTTTCTGATGAGTTAGGAGTTACAAATCTTACTGTTCATAATTACATAAAAAAAGGAGTTCTGCCAGCTTTTAAAATTGGGCGAAGAGTATTTATTAAACGCGTTGATTTAGATGACGCTCTAAAAGAGGTTAAATCACTAAAATACAAACGAAAATAA